Sequence from the Pan paniscus chromosome 12, NHGRI_mPanPan1-v2.0_pri, whole genome shotgun sequence genome:
AAAGACTCCTTGGATAACTTAAATTAAAACCATCAACAACTTCTGATATTCAACCTTAGCTATCAACTTGTCCCATGAAAACAGGCTGGAAACCTGCCTCAGTCCTTGATGATTTCACCAGCTCAGGTTGGCATGGCACATGTATCCTATCTAAAGCTTGGGTGAAGATAAAAGGAGAAAACTAAAATGGAGAACATGTTTAGATTCTGTAAACCAGAGTTAGGGGCTACTTTTTACAAATATCAATTCTATTTGTAACTGTATATTCCCTATTACTTGCCAAAATGAATCACAAACTCATTTGTGGATCCAATCATTTATCCATGTTCACTCTCCCAGACTTTGGGGGGCTTTCCTCAGATCTGGAAACTATTTTTGACAGCTGAGATTTTGTTCCAGACATGGAGTTTAGACTTGAGTTTGAGTTTAGCTTTAGTGTTTAAAGGGTTAAGGATGGGGCAGCCCAGGGTTAAGGGTTAAGGATGGGGCAGCAAAGGTAACATTCTACACTGAGTCTAGCCATGGGGAAAGGGCTTTGACAGTGTCTTCCTCAACAGGTTTTGCCATTGAAAGAAACATGAGACATTAAAGCTAAACTCAAACTCAAGTCTAAACTCTATGTCTGGAACAAAATCCCAGCTGTCAAAAATAGTCTCTAGATCTGAGAAAAGCCCTCCAAAGTCTGTCTGGCAGAATGAACATGGATAAATGACTGGATCCACAAATGACTTTGCCATTCATTTTGGCAGTACCAGGAAACAGACAGTCACAAATGGGATTAATATAATGAATGGCAGAGAAATgcttaaaaagatttaaaaaggaaGTGGTAATATTGATATTGCTACATATTGAACATTTGAACAATGTTTAGACATCAATTTCTGAAAACAAAGACAATGGCTATGAGCAGATAACtcaaaatgaagaaacatttattttttgttttttaagaaaaggttAATCACATATTCATAGAGTCAGTTTGTTACTATGGAATCACATATGATGTCATAAATTTGACATTCTAAATGCAAAGCTAGACTGAGCAAGGGAAGTGACAGGAAATGGAGCTGGGGAGACAAAAATGTGGATAACAACAAAAGAATTTCAACAGGTAAAAAAATGAGTCAAACATCTCTCAAACAGAAAAAGGTGAGTGAACCGAGTGTCTTAGAATCTTGCCATGGGGCTGAAGAAATGTGGATATCAGTCCATCATTTGCCTCTGCAAAGGCTCTGCAATGATCAAATAATTTCAGATAATGGCTTCAGgtagaggaaaagagaaggaagagaataaaGGCAATGGAAAGAGTagagaaaagggagaaggagaaatttaaaagaaattaagacagcaaagaaaaagattaaaacgTGCAGTATATAAATGATTCCAATAAGTCAGTATTCATTTAGCATATACTCATATGTTAGTAGTAAAAGGTAAAAACAGTGGCTGTCTTTGAAGAATGCAAGGCCTAGTAGGAAAGACAATAGACAAAGGACAACTCATTCCTCTGTAAAAGTATGTACAAAAAGACACAAGCAACACAGGGCAATATTTCACTCTGGGAACTTCCCCCAGGTCACACTGAGCTGGGTTTTGAAGAAcacaggagagaagaggagaccaTAAGGAAATAAGGCTGGTGTATGCAGGCAAACACAAGTCACTTGGTATTAGTAGAACATAGTGATAAAGTATAGAGTGAAGGGCATGCAAGTAGCAGGTACACAGGAAAACATCATGAGGCTCCTGGTCAAACCAAGTGAAGAAAGTGTTTATCCAGGAATGAAGCATTACTAGATTTACATCTTGTAAATattactctaaataaatatggtgGACAGATCTAGAAGTGGAGAGGATTTAAGGCCATGAAACTTGTTTGAAAGGCTATATTCTGAAAATGTAGTCCCAGGATGGTCAGAGACCTGGAACAAGGCAATGATAATAGAGATAGAAAAAAGGAACTGGATTCAAAATATCATTTGGAATTAGAAGTAAGAGGATATTATGGTGACTGCTATGTATATGTATAAGGGGAGTGAGGGTtgatgaaaagattttaaaattagttcaGGAGCCATACAGCTATGCCATTCTCTCATGCAACTAACATTCTCATGCAACTAACATTGATGAGATTTTTCCTGCGTGCAAAACACAGAGCATAAACGGATGAATATAGACTGCTCTAGTGGATCTTGGTCTAACTTAGAAGTTGTGCtccttaaacatataaataacacTAATCTTGATCACATTGCAGCTACTTACTTAGCATGAAACAGTTCAAATAATATTCCAATAAGTATCTCctccaaatgaaaatgaaaacataaatatttgagTAGAGTTCCATAAAGTGAGTCATCTTCTTGTGCTCTTTTACTTGGTTTTCCCTATCTGTTGTTAATTTGTTGGTAAGAAATCCCTTTCCACTCTAGATCTATGAGTAATTAAATGATAGGAACAGAAGACATGACTTTCAATAAATTTGTATGAGATTAAGGTCCTTATATTTAGAAATCAAACTAATATTGGTGAGGCTAGATCCACAGAAAATTTGAGCTATAGTGatgatgaaaacaagaaaaaattgaaTTCTAAATGGCAAGGAAAAGTAAGTTCCATAAGTAGCAATTTTCAGAGTAatagagaaaaaaaccaaacttATTCTACATAAACAACTTCACAATTCCCTAATATTTCCCATGTTATCAGTCTTTAAACAATAAATGCTGTATATCTCAAATCTATGAACCAACAAATTTCTATATTAAAACTTGTTTATAtagttctttttaataaaatatgtgttacCTTTTACTCATGCTTGTTAGAACAGGGGAAACTAAGGTCTAGAGTTTATACCTTTTTATAttggcaaataaataaattttgtgttttctttatccttttattCCGAAAGCCAAAGTTCCTAATGCCCTgagattaaaaattaataaacattctTTGTTTCCTTGTCAAGAATGAGCCCAGAATGAGGTCCTCAAAAGAGAGTctagaagcagaaaaaagaaaggaatctgaCAAAACAGGAGTTCGTCTGAACAATCAGGTGAGCCGATCTCTGTAGCAGAGGTGAGGAAATTAAGGAGCAGAAAGCATAATGGAAAATGTTAGGGGGCAGGGAGTTCTGGGAGAGAAGACCAAGCTGTTGAGAATTGTATTAAGTCGTCCCTAATGTCCTCATGAGGAGGTTAAGGAACTAGGAGAGGTTGGGCCCTGCCTTCCCCTCCATCCGTACCCTAGTGTTCACTTCGAATGTGTGGAACCACAGCAGGCTCCTCTGTTCAGCCTAAACAGAGGGGAGACTGGTCTTTGTTCAAatcagggaggggagggggtctGGCCATGGCATTGACCACTTTCTGCACAATCTTTCAGATGAGGCGTGCAGTCAATCCGAATCACTCGCTGAGATGTTGCCCCTTCCAGGGTCACTCGTCGTGTAGACGCTGCCTTTATGCAGCTGAGGGAACAGCCCTTGGCCCCTGCCGCACAATACGTATTTATATTCACATGTGCCTGTTGTGGGAGCAGGGCCAGCAGATCACCATGATGagggtgagcagagatcgcactacTGATTCTGAAGGGGAACCACAGACAATCTGGGTGAGGGGAAGAATATGGCAAATAGAAACTCTTTTACTTTGCTGCTCCGTGGGGTCCTTCATTCTTGTTTCTCCTAAAAGAAAAGCTTGAGGGCTCCATTCCTTTTCAGCAGCTGCCTTAGAGTCCCCCTGCAACCTCAGTGGGGTACCAGTTGCCCTCACCTTTACAGTCTGGTAAAAAATGGTGGATATATTGTTTCAGCATCTGTTAACAGGCTTATCCTCGAGGGAAGAAGTGAGGAAAAGGGAGGAACAATGGTGAACCATACTAATATCCACATAAGAGGAGTCATAGTGAAAAAATATGTTTGCATCTTGGTTTTGGATGCTCTTTCAAGTGGACCCCCACATAGATGCTCCAAACAGAAGTGAGGACTAGACCAGAGTTAGAATAGTACAGAAGAGTTCAGGTTGAGTTAAGAGTCATTGAGGCCAGGGATCTTCTCACTGGGTGCTGCTATATTCAGCCTGACATGACTATTCTGCAGGCACATGTATAGAAGGAGTTGGTGATGGGGTTTTACACCGTTGGGTTTCTTCTTTCCATCACAGGGATCACAAGAATCATCACTGCGGAAGACAGACTCTCGAGGGTACCTTGTGCGCAGTCAATGGTCTAGAACATCCCGGAGCCCATCCACCAAGGCTCCATCCATAGATGAGCCTAGAAGCAGGAACACCAGTGCTAAGGTAGAGGTAAAGATGAAAGGGAGTAGTAGATGATAGAATAATAACAATGGTTAACATTTATTGATGCTTTCTACGTGCCAGGCCCTGTTTATGTGCTTTACATGTGTTAGCTAATTTAGCCCTTGGGAGAACTCCCTTCCACCCGTAAATCCCATTTTGCCACTGAGAAACCTGAAGTACAGAGGGAACTTGTTTAAGGTTTCACATTAATAAGTGGTAGAGCTAGCATTAAAACCCAGGGGCTCTAGATATAGAGGCTGcacacttcctccttccttccttcattcaacaaatagtaatTAACTGTGATTCtcaaaagagggaaggaaatagTCACCACAAGAGAAAAAGAGTGTCAGATTGTGTGGCGCTTTGAGTTTTTAATTAGGCCTGACCAcataagcaattaaaaaaaaaagttagtttagAGATTAAGATTTTGGAAGCAGAGCGAATGACCCAGACCCAGCCACTGGGAAAGCATGCATTCCTACCTAATTCATCATCTCTATTGGATTTGACTCAATCATCTAAACAAAAACATGCTTTTTTGAGTCATGTGTGAAACAATCTGAAATCATATATGGATACCTAATAACTTCTTGCTCACCTTAGTAAAGGAGTTTTTTTCTCTAGAATGGCCCTTTCCTATTTAGGAAAATGATTCTATGTAACTGTGCTTCACTGGCACAAGGAGCTCTGAAGGCCCTGGGGAGATGCTCCAGTCTCCAGACAAGAGACTTTCCCAGCCATCACTGCATCATTCACATGGGGAGCGGGGAGAGACATGCCCTGAGGTGCTATGTAGAGTGTTCTGGTGAGAATGTCTGGCCCACTTTGCTCATGGAGTTAACTGGAAGTCACACACTAAGGCACTGGCCAAGCAAGATCCATTCTGCATGCCCTCTGTCCTACCTGCAGGCCTCTGACTGAGTAGGTATATGCCAAGCAGGGGACAGAACTTTGCAAACCATGTGTCAGCTGCCtaagggggaggaagaggactGGGTCCTATATActccaaacaaataaaaacgTGTGAAATGCTTATGGGGAAGCTAGGGGAGAATGAAAGCAGACAGTCTCTGTGTCTGTTTAACAGAAATATCAAACAGCTGAGGCCTAGAAATGTCCGGGTCCCTTAAGCCCTACTTAAGGAGCTGAGATGAACCAGCACCCATCAAAGGTCTAGGAATGGAATAGGCAGAAGGGACAGATCCTTGACGGGAGATGGGCAGGCAGGCCTCGACTTCAGACGCCCATTGTCTTGCTGCAGCTCCCCAGCAGCTCCACGAGCTCCCGGACTCCATCCACCTCCCCAAGCCTGCATGACTCCTCACCGCTGCCACTGTCCGGGCAGCCCTCGCTCCAGCCACCCGCGTCGCCCCAGCTGCCCCGGTCGCTGGACTCGCGGCCTCCCACGCCCCCAGAGCCCGATCCTGGCTCCCGGCGCAGCACCAAAATGCAAGAGAATCCGGAGGCCTGCGCCCAAGGCATCGTGCGGGAAATCCGCCAGACCCGGGACTCGCAGCCGCTGGAATATTCGCGCACGTCCTCCAGCCAGCGCAGGGGGATCTACCCCGCCTCCACCCAGCTGGACCGCAACTCTCTGtccgagcagcagcagcagcgggagGACGAGGACTACTACGAGGCTGCCTGCTGGGCATCCATGAGGTCGTTCTACGAGAAGAACCCGAGCTGCTCGCGCCCCTGGCCGGTGAGCCAGCCCGCTGCCCCTGGCACCCGGGGCGCCCTTCCTTGCAGCCTCTTCCAGCCGCCCTCCTCTCCACTGCGCAGGGAGGTCCTCCCGCTTCTCCTCCCCAAACTTCGGGGAGTCCCAGCCTCAGCTGTCTCCAGCATCCCGCTTCTCCAAGCAGGGGCCCGCTGTCCTACTCTCACCCTACCCTGGAGGAGCCCCAACCCTGTCCTCTTCGTGGCTATGTGACTATCCTCCCGTTGGCGTCCCTCTCTGCAGCCCAAACCCAAGAACGCCATCACCATTGCTCTCTCATCCTGCGCGCTCTTCAACATGGTGGACGGCAGGAAAATCTACGAGGAAGAGGGTCTGGAAAAGTACATGGAGTATCAGCTCACCAATGAGAACGTCATCCTGACCCCGGGCCCGGCGTTCCGCTTCGTCAAGGTATTCTGCAAGCTGTCTTTGGCCCGCCAGGACCCTCGATGGCGAGGGAGGGACCCAGGCCAACCCTTGGGAGGGCATCCAAT
This genomic interval carries:
- the NT5C1B gene encoding cytosolic 5'-nucleotidase 1B isoform X2; this translates as MSQTSLKQKKNEPRMRSSKESLEAEKRKESDKTGVRLNNQMRRAVNPNHSLRCCPFQGHSSCRRCLYAAEGTALGPCRTIRIYIHMCLLWEQGQQITMMRGSQESSLRKTDSRGYLVRSQWSRTSRSPSTKAPSIDEPRSRNTSAKLPSSSTSSRTPSTSPSLHDSSPLPLSGQPSLQPPASPQLPRSLDSRPPTPPEPDPGSRRSTKMQENPEACAQGIVREIRQTRDSQPLEYSRTSSSQRRGIYPASTQLDRNSLSEQQQQREDEDYYEAACWASMRSFYEKNPSCSRPWPPKPKNAITIALSSCALFNMVDGRKIYEEEGLEKYMEYQLTNENVILTPGPAFRFVKALQYVNARLRDLYPDEQDLFDIVLMTNNHAQVGVRLINSVNHYGLLIDRFCLTGGKNPIGYLKAYLTNLYIAADSEKVQEAIQEGIASATMFDGAKDMAYCDTQLRVAFDGDAVLFSDESEHFTKEHGLDKFFQYDTLCESKPLAQGPLKGFLEDLGRLQKKFYAKNERLLCPIRTYLVTARSAASSGARVLKTLRRWGLEIDEALFLAGAPKSPILVKIRPHIFFDDHMFHIEGAQRLGSIAAHGFNKKFSS
- the NT5C1B gene encoding cytosolic 5'-nucleotidase 1B isoform X3, with amino-acid sequence MSQTSLKQKKNEPRMRSSKESLEAEKRKESDKTGVRLNNQGSQESSLRKTDSRGYLVRSQWSRTSRSPSTKAPSIDEPRSRNTSAKVELPSSSTSSRTPSTSPSLHDSSPLPLSGQPSLQPPASPQLPRSLDSRPPTPPEPDPGSRRSTKMQENPEACAQGIVREIRQTRDSQPLEYSRTSSSQRRGIYPASTQLDRNSLSEQQQQREDEDYYEAACWASMRSFYEKNPSCSRPWPPKPKNAITIALSSCALFNMVDGRKIYEEEGLEKYMEYQLTNENVILTPGPAFRFVKALQYVNARLRDLYPDEQDLFDIVLMTNNHAQVGVRLINSVNHYGLLIDRFCLTGGKNPIGYLKAYLTNLYIAADSEKVQEAIQEGIASATMFDGAKDMAYCDTQLRVAFDGDAVLFSDESEHFTKEHGLDKFFQYDTLCESKPLAQGPLKGFLEDLGRLQKKFYAKNERLLCPIRTYLVTARSAASSGARVLKTLRRWGLEIDEALFLAGAPKSPILVKIRPHIFFDDHMFHIEGAQRLGSIAAHGFNKKFSS
- the NT5C1B gene encoding cytosolic 5'-nucleotidase 1B isoform X5, with the translated sequence MSQTSLKQKKNEPRMRSSKESLEAEKRKESDKTGVRLNNQMRRAVNPNHSLRCCPFQGHSSCRRCLYAAEGTALGPCRTIRIYIHMCLLWEQGQQITMMRGSQESSLRKTDSRGYLVRSQWSRTSRSPSTKAPSIDEPRSRNTSAKLPSSSTSSRTPSTSPSLHDSSPLPLSGQPSLQPPASPQLPRSLDSRPPTPPEPDPGSRRSTKMQENPEACAQGIVREIRQTRDSQPLEYSRTSSSQRRGIYPASTQLDRNSLSEQQQQREDEDYYEAACWASMRSFYEKNPSCSRPWPPKPKNAITIALSSCALFNMVDGRKIYEEEGLEKYMEYQLTNENVILTPGPAFRFVKALQYVNARLRDLYPDEQDLFDIVLMTNNHAQVGVRLINSVNHYGLLIDRFCLTGGKNPIGYLKAYLTNLYIAADSEKVQEAIQEGIASATMFDGAKDMAYCDTQLRVAFDGDAVLFSDESEHFTKEHGLDKFFQYDTLCESKPLAQVGSMSAN
- the NT5C1B gene encoding cytosolic 5'-nucleotidase 1B isoform X1, which produces MSQTSLKQKKNEPRMRSSKESLEAEKRKESDKTGVRLNNQMRRAVNPNHSLRCCPFQGHSSCRRCLYAAEGTALGPCRTIRIYIHMCLLWEQGQQITMMRGSQESSLRKTDSRGYLVRSQWSRTSRSPSTKAPSIDEPRSRNTSAKVELPSSSTSSRTPSTSPSLHDSSPLPLSGQPSLQPPASPQLPRSLDSRPPTPPEPDPGSRRSTKMQENPEACAQGIVREIRQTRDSQPLEYSRTSSSQRRGIYPASTQLDRNSLSEQQQQREDEDYYEAACWASMRSFYEKNPSCSRPWPPKPKNAITIALSSCALFNMVDGRKIYEEEGLEKYMEYQLTNENVILTPGPAFRFVKALQYVNARLRDLYPDEQDLFDIVLMTNNHAQVGVRLINSVNHYGLLIDRFCLTGGKNPIGYLKAYLTNLYIAADSEKVQEAIQEGIASATMFDGAKDMAYCDTQLRVAFDGDAVLFSDESEHFTKEHGLDKFFQYDTLCESKPLAQGPLKGFLEDLGRLQKKFYAKNERLLCPIRTYLVTARSAASSGARVLKTLRRWGLEIDEALFLAGAPKSPILVKIRPHIFFDDHMFHIEGAQRLGSIAAHGFNKKFSS
- the NT5C1B gene encoding cytosolic 5'-nucleotidase 1B isoform X4 gives rise to the protein MSQTSLKQKKNEPRMRSSKESLEAEKRKESDKTGVRLNNQGSQESSLRKTDSRGYLVRSQWSRTSRSPSTKAPSIDEPRSRNTSAKLPSSSTSSRTPSTSPSLHDSSPLPLSGQPSLQPPASPQLPRSLDSRPPTPPEPDPGSRRSTKMQENPEACAQGIVREIRQTRDSQPLEYSRTSSSQRRGIYPASTQLDRNSLSEQQQQREDEDYYEAACWASMRSFYEKNPSCSRPWPPKPKNAITIALSSCALFNMVDGRKIYEEEGLEKYMEYQLTNENVILTPGPAFRFVKALQYVNARLRDLYPDEQDLFDIVLMTNNHAQVGVRLINSVNHYGLLIDRFCLTGGKNPIGYLKAYLTNLYIAADSEKVQEAIQEGIASATMFDGAKDMAYCDTQLRVAFDGDAVLFSDESEHFTKEHGLDKFFQYDTLCESKPLAQGPLKGFLEDLGRLQKKFYAKNERLLCPIRTYLVTARSAASSGARVLKTLRRWGLEIDEALFLAGAPKSPILVKIRPHIFFDDHMFHIEGAQRLGSIAAHGFNKKFSS